TGACCCACATACTGCCATCGAGCAAGTTGaaactttttgaaaaaaaaaagatgagTTATAAATAGTAATACAACACGATTATAGGCATGATGTTTCGTGtactattatatttatatgaaTTTACGTTTAAATTTCCTAAACAGGAAATAATTgcatttctgaaattttgcTTCTAAGTTTGAGAAAGTTTAAAAAATGTCTGGGTGTTACAACAATGAATTGCTAACTTctaaatattttgcaaGTCACAAATATATCACATGTATTTGATGTTATCTTTACTATAGTGAACGTTGTTCATTGTGTCTGAggtttttttatgttttggttgTCGAGCTCTGAAGGCATTGTATATTGGAGGAACTGACAAACAAGAATTGCGACTGACGTACATTGTTAGATTATGTAGCGTATACATAAGAATTATAGAAATGAATCATCTTGAAATCAGACGcaaaagaatattgttgcctttattttattgttataTCTGGTAGCCTTGGCTAATATGTAAGTATATGGAATAAACTCTAGTGAGGAAACAAAACAATTTCCATACAACTGAATCAATTGCAAGCAGGATAACAGAACAACGGAGTCAATAACTTGATTATTGCTAAGCAATACTGTTGTCCATTTACTAAATGTGCAAGTCATATAATGACTTTAGTCAATTTgtgaaaaagaagaaaaattcaATAAGTAATACTATCAATAATAATgacatattttattctttttgctttttgaATAGAATAGTGTAAAATGAATTTTAAGAATAATTggaatatttaataaaaagtaataaaagTGGATATtagtttttcattttccttTGGACACTCAAAtgataaatgaaaataataggAAGAAGACTATTAGCTATAAGCATTTTCCAGTTTGGAATTGTAGTAAAGAAACCTGTTTCATGCATTCGTGTCTAGGATTTTAGTTCTTGGTAATCTTCtctatcttttcttccaaATCCTGTAATTGCTCCTTGTGGTGCTTCAGTTGTTCCCTTAAGTTCTTCAACTGTTCCTTCTCATGTTGTTTAATGAAATAGTCTTCCGCAGCCTTCTCCCTTTTGTTGAAAGTGTCGCTTTGGCCAGTACTACTGAACCCTCCTACTGGTGGTGGAATGTTGGAATATCTTCTCATTGCTGTTTGGCAAGCTGGAGTGACACTCTTGCTTTGCTTCAAAGTATTTATAGCGTTTAAACGTAGCATAATAATctgtttgtttgtttgtaAACTTGTGCTGTCTTGTTAGTATAACTTATCAAGAAGTACTTATAAAAAGTTATACAAAACTATGTAAAGTAAAAGAGCATTAAATACAGAGCtctcaaaataaaaaagcgGGTAAGAAATATGAAGATACGATACTTGATTTACTTGTCATAAACATGGAAAAGGGAAGTTAgcatatattatatattagatGGCTCCAAGGCATGATGTGGTATCCAATGCCAGCACTGAAACTGCCATAAAGGGCCGTAGAATTCCCAGATTTCTTTGTGTTTTTGGACTGACCTACGCTTACATCGGGCTCCATTCCCAGAAGAAAGAGGTAATGATAGAGAACACTTTAGAAATTAGGGTATTCTAGTTACTGACCCAAAACACTCCAGTGCAATAGGTTCGtccaaaaatattaatttataCCCTAACTTTCACTGTGGTTTCTGCACAGACAGAGAGGTGAGTGTCAATAAACCACCTTCAAGGTTTAGCCATACTAAATAGTCATGAATGAGCAGATGCAAGAGCTTATATTATGGCTTTTGTTTCaagtttatatatttgtatagTTAATCCAAATTTCCAAGAATGGTTTAACATATGGTGGTATTAACTTGTAGAAGCCCTAATATATGGCTAGGCGACGAACATCAAGGGCACATTATCTAGcttattctatttttagGGTTAGAAGCCATGTGTCAGGTTTTTTATGATTCTCCTTGAACCCTACTTCTCCACTACTATCCCCCCACAAAAATAGGTGTCATTTGGTGCGTGAGAAGAAACGCAGTAGCACAACTGATTTTACTACTGAATCAACCAATGACTTCGAagcattttctttttttagggcttgatcttttcttcaaccGGGGAACAGATCGATTTCTTTTCTGGATTCTGTTGTACAATTTTTTAGGGTTTCTGAATAACCTCGAGTGAGAACTTCGAGACTAGAGATACCAGTCAACCCTAAGCTTTTAAAGAAGAGTAGCTGTAAAGATGAGCAAACATAATCACATGACCTTGTCAATATGCCTCATGTGTACCAGCTATAAATATTTGCTAATACTACATTCATAATACAGTATCACCTTTCAATCATTCTGAAGATAAAGAGCCGATAAATATATGCaaattctttatattttcttcttttacTTGGGATGACTGTTTATTAA
The Nakaseomyces glabratus chromosome J, complete sequence genome window above contains:
- a CDS encoding uncharacterized protein (CAGL0J06380g~Ortholog(s) have ATPase inhibitor activity, role in negative regulation of ATPase activity and mitochondrion, nucleus localization) — its product is MLRLNAINTLKQSKSVTPACQTAMRRYSNIPPPVGGFSSTGQSDTFNKREKAAEDYFIKQHEKEQLKNLREQLKHHKEQLQDLEEKIEKITKN